ATTTAAACAAACAGAACAAATTGGAGTATAACAAGGTATTTAGTAACCATTATTACTACGAGATTTTAGGATTAGTAGAAAATGGCGGGAATTATTTAAAATTAGGAGAACCCAAAAAAATTACGAGTTAAGGATTAGTTGTGGAGAGTGTATCAGAACGCCTCAAAACCAAAGAATTAGAGATTAAGAAAATAGAAAGAAAGCGTATCTTTGCTAAAGTAGAAGATAGAAATGGTAGAAAAATATACCACACAAAGATAATGAATGATTTATATGTATTTGGGGTTAATAAAAATCAAAAACATAAATTTTTCATTTCATTTAGAGGATTATTTCACAGAGGAAAAATCAATGAGTTTAATTTATTTTCTTTGAAAGAAAATGATAAATTCTTAGGGATTTTCTATGGGTATAGAAAACCAGTACAAAATATCATAACAAGATATGAAGAGAATGGGGTTATAAAGTCATATACCTTTTCAAGGGTTTATTACATAGAATTTAGATTTAAAAAGGGCAGTGTTTGTTGTTACATCAAAGGAATGTCTCGTTTGATTAAAAAAGAAAAATTAAAAACACAGTATAGTCAATTTTTACTTGAGCTAATAATAAATTTAGAGAGACAAGTATATGAATTTTACAATAAAAAATTACCAGACGGAGGGATAATTACTAAATGGATAGAAAAAAACCAGAAATAATCACTATAGCATCAATTAAAGGTGGTGTTGGTAAAAGCGTGCTAGCAATTATTTTTAGTCACATTTTGAAAGATTTTAATAAAAAAGTTTTATTGGTTGACTTGGATCCTCAAAACAGTTTAACTAGTTATTTCATCAAATACATAAAAAGTGTTGAAGGGCTTAATGTATATTACATGCTTAAAGAATATAGGAATTTTGATCTAAATAAATATTTAAATAAGATAAATAGTGAAATGTGCATTATACCTTCTCATCCAATTTTGTGCAAATTTGAACAAGAAGATGAAAGATATAAAGAACAATTATTGGAGCATTGCATAAGCAAGATTTTATCTAATAACAATTTTGATTATATAATGATTGATACACCTCCTAGTTTGAGTCCTTTACTATACAATGCTTTAAATGTTACAGATAAAGTTATAATACCTGTTCAACTTGAAAGGTGGTCTGTTGAAGCATTTCCTATGTTAATGGATGCAATAGAAGAAGTTAACATTTTTAAAAGTAAAAAAAT
The DNA window shown above is from Borrelia hermsii DAH and carries:
- a CDS encoding DUF226 domain-containing protein, whose translation is MESVSERLKTKELEIKKIERKRIFAKVEDRNGRKIYHTKIMNDLYVFGVNKNQKHKFFISFRGLFHRGKINEFNLFSLKENDKFLGIFYGYRKPVQNIITRYEENGVIKSYTFSRVYYIEFRFKKGSVCCYIKGMSRLIKKEKLKTQYSQFLLELIINLERQVYEFYNKKLPDGGIITKWIEKNQK
- a CDS encoding ParA family protein, with the translated sequence MDRKKPEIITIASIKGGVGKSVLAIIFSHILKDFNKKVLLVDLDPQNSLTSYFIKYIKSVEGLNVYYMLKEYRNFDLNKYLNKINSEMCIIPSHPILCKFEQEDERYKEQLLEHCISKILSNNNFDYIMIDTPPSLSPLLYNALNVTDKVIIPVQLERWSVEAFPMLMDAIEEVNIFKSKKIDVSIVENQFVKNRNTFKDIEELVLKNYGMLIKGKIHSLNSIKVLINELKEPDIQAMYYKEAQEALEKIVKVR